The genomic stretch TTAACGTATTGAGAAAGTGAAAACAAATCATTTTTTAAACTTCCCATGAAAAAGGCATACTACATTTGAGCATTAGGCAAATCTAATACTAGTGAGGGATTCATTCAAATGAATAAGATTACAGCGCAGTTAAAGATCATTATACCAATCCTCCTCGGCACCGCCATTTTTGCGTTCGGTCTCCTGTATTTCATTATTCCGAATCAGTTGATGGAAGGTGGCGTCACGGGTATTACCGTGCTTCTTAATTATGCTTTTGGTATATCTCCTTCCCTATCTACGCTCATCATTAATATCCCGCTGTTTCTGCTGGGATGGAAAGTTTTTGGCGGAAGACAAATTATTTATACCGGTGTCGGAATCATCGGTCTTACCATTTTCCTTGGTTTATTTGAACGTTTAATAGACGCAGGATATATCGTTCCTTTGCAAACAGAGCATGATCTACTGCTTGCTGCACTTTATGCCGGTGTTACCATTGGTCTTGGTTTAGGGATTGTATTTCGTGCAGGGGGGACAACCGGGGGTTCTGATATCATTGCAAGAATTCTGTCCAAAAAAACGGGGCTCAGTATCGGACGAGTTATGCTCGCCATTGATATTGTTATTATTGGGTCTTCCCTTATTTACATACCTATTGAAAAAGTCCTGTATACGCTTATTGCCGTATTTATCGGATCCAAGGTTATTGACTTCATTCAAGAAGGGGCATATGCTGCCAAAGCATTTACGATCATTAGTGATCATGGCCCTGAAATTGCGGATAAAATAACCAATGAGATGGAACGCGGGGTTACGCTGATTCCAGCGGTTGGAGCCTACTCTAAAAAAGCAAAACATGTTGTTTACTCTGTCGTTTCTAGACAAGAAATGAGAGAACTTCATCAAATTGTAAGATCCATTGATCCAAAAGCATTTCTCATTATTAATGAGGTGCATGATGTCCATGGAGAAGGTTTCAAAGAAGCAGAAAAATAGCCCGGACATCCGGACTAT from Paenibacillus polygoni encodes the following:
- a CDS encoding YitT family protein, producing the protein MNKITAQLKIIIPILLGTAIFAFGLLYFIIPNQLMEGGVTGITVLLNYAFGISPSLSTLIINIPLFLLGWKVFGGRQIIYTGVGIIGLTIFLGLFERLIDAGYIVPLQTEHDLLLAALYAGVTIGLGLGIVFRAGGTTGGSDIIARILSKKTGLSIGRVMLAIDIVIIGSSLIYIPIEKVLYTLIAVFIGSKVIDFIQEGAYAAKAFTIISDHGPEIADKITNEMERGVTLIPAVGAYSKKAKHVVYSVVSRQEMRELHQIVRSIDPKAFLIINEVHDVHGEGFKEAEK